A genomic stretch from Methanomassiliicoccales archaeon includes:
- a CDS encoding MscL family protein: protein MEQEDKLLEELRRIREFLEPKPTPPPPKGFRAEFIDFLSKYKVIGLAVAFIMGVYLGALVQALVKDLLLPLIGLAIPGLENLSTFTFQVGSQYFGIGDFLAALITFVIVALVIFLIVKMTAKWKIQ from the coding sequence ATGGAACAAGAGGACAAGTTGCTAGAAGAATTGCGACGGATCAGGGAGTTTTTAGAACCAAAGCCAACACCCCCGCCACCCAAAGGCTTCCGCGCTGAGTTCATCGATTTTCTTTCGAAGTATAAAGTCATAGGACTTGCCGTTGCCTTCATTATGGGTGTCTATCTGGGGGCTCTAGTTCAAGCGCTCGTCAAGGATCTCTTACTGCCGCTCATCGGCCTAGCGATCCCCGGGCTCGAGAACCTTTCAACGTTCACATTTCAGGTTGGAAGTCAGTACTTCGGTATTGGAGACTTCCTAGCGGCTCTGATCACGTTCGTTATCGTGGCGCTTGTGATTTTCCTTATTGTCAAGATGACGGCGAAATGGAAAATCCAATAG
- a CDS encoding transglutaminase domain-containing protein yields MMRRLIAFFVILILLSSFFLSGCLFESTDEGFTRDDLKTPKILYISNPPTSFPSPLTDSTPTYSYTLRWTMSSVYAGYGGVMSLEIENKGTTALFIYGYGLKWVNYTEEYFRSSSVYVYPGETESLGMLAFRAPSVPQYQMYTIMLKLCVSNPSINKWHDYGTVDSGDRLAEIKPLKDPRDYSIQKNIKNYYSKVNSLVNVSAVESVVEEIRTSQPGNYSTLQIAEAFDWVRSHITYKSDDGGDYWQSANETLQKRTGDCEDQAILLASIITALGGNARVSIIEGHAFASVFITSDGYQLPRVQQSLRSFYGTNITMHVLSDDLGYWLVVDTTGSMYAGGLPANASPTSAALWDNWTFESTDWLIQIDVISGAN; encoded by the coding sequence ATGATGAGAAGGCTCATCGCATTCTTTGTGATCCTGATACTTCTATCATCTTTTTTTCTTTCTGGCTGTTTATTCGAATCGACAGACGAAGGCTTTACGCGAGACGATCTCAAGACGCCTAAAATCCTTTACATTTCGAATCCGCCAACATCTTTTCCATCTCCGCTTACTGACTCGACACCAACTTATTCATACACTCTCAGGTGGACAATGAGCAGCGTATATGCTGGTTACGGCGGCGTGATGTCTTTAGAGATAGAAAATAAGGGAACTACGGCGCTTTTCATTTACGGCTACGGGCTTAAATGGGTCAACTATACCGAAGAATATTTCAGATCCTCGAGCGTTTACGTTTATCCAGGAGAAACAGAGTCGCTTGGCATGCTCGCTTTTCGCGCACCCTCAGTCCCTCAATATCAAATGTACACAATCATGCTGAAGTTGTGTGTTTCAAACCCATCCATCAATAAATGGCACGACTATGGCACCGTTGACAGCGGGGACAGACTTGCGGAAATAAAGCCCCTTAAAGATCCGCGAGATTATTCAATTCAGAAGAACATTAAGAATTATTATAGCAAGGTGAACTCTCTTGTCAACGTTTCTGCTGTTGAAAGTGTCGTCGAAGAGATCCGGACTTCCCAACCGGGGAACTATTCAACGCTTCAGATCGCGGAGGCGTTTGACTGGGTCAGATCTCATATCACATACAAATCAGATGATGGTGGCGATTACTGGCAGAGTGCTAACGAAACTTTGCAAAAGAGGACGGGTGATTGCGAGGACCAGGCGATTCTCCTCGCTTCGATCATTACCGCCCTAGGCGGTAACGCTCGCGTCAGCATCATCGAAGGGCATGCCTTTGCGAGCGTTTTTATCACATCCGATGGGTATCAACTTCCTCGTGTCCAGCAATCATTGCGTTCCTTTTACGGCACGAATATTACGATGCATGTCCTCTCTGATGATTTAGGATACTGGCTAGTGGTCGACACGACAGGCTCGATGTACGCTGGTGGCCTGCCGGCGAACGCTTCACCGACATCTGCTGCTTTGTGGGATAACTGGACGTTTGAGTCAACCGACTGGTTGATACAGATCGATGTGATAAGCGGAGCAAATTAG
- a CDS encoding NAD-dependent epimerase/dehydratase family protein: MKLQNKRIIVTGCAGFIGSHLTERLVNADNLVIGIDNFSAGRREFLASIEGEKNFELVEGDLLSLNLDEIFRGSEIVFHFAANPEVRVGVTDTRIHLDQNVLVTYHVLEGARKQGIKNIVFPSTSTVYGEPEIIPTPENYGPLLPISLYGASKLACEALISAYCHTFDMRSVIYRFANVVGPRSTHNVLHDFLKKLDKDHKHLEILGAPPGTKKSYIHVSECIDAMILGAERAESSVEIFNIGSKDSITVQQIADIVVEELGLADVVYLWTGGVKGGRGWVGDVKEMLLSIRKIEQLGWSPRLSSTEAVRKAIREMIGNGQTKQ, encoded by the coding sequence ATGAAATTGCAAAACAAGAGAATCATCGTCACGGGTTGCGCGGGGTTTATCGGTAGCCATCTGACCGAGCGTCTCGTCAATGCCGATAATTTGGTCATCGGAATCGACAATTTCAGCGCCGGAAGACGAGAATTTCTCGCATCAATAGAGGGAGAAAAGAATTTCGAGCTGGTCGAGGGTGACCTTCTTTCCCTTAATTTAGACGAAATTTTCCGAGGTTCGGAAATCGTTTTTCATTTCGCAGCAAATCCTGAGGTTAGAGTCGGCGTCACCGATACACGCATTCACCTTGATCAAAACGTACTCGTCACCTATCACGTTTTGGAAGGGGCGAGAAAACAAGGCATCAAGAATATCGTCTTTCCATCCACCTCAACAGTATATGGCGAGCCCGAAATCATTCCAACGCCGGAGAATTACGGTCCTCTTCTCCCCATATCGCTTTACGGCGCATCGAAATTGGCATGCGAAGCGCTCATCAGCGCGTACTGTCACACTTTTGACATGAGATCCGTAATTTACAGATTTGCAAATGTTGTGGGTCCAAGGAGCACGCATAATGTCCTTCATGACTTTTTGAAAAAGTTAGACAAGGATCATAAACATCTCGAAATCCTCGGTGCACCCCCTGGGACAAAAAAATCGTACATTCATGTGTCGGAGTGCATCGACGCGATGATCCTTGGCGCCGAGAGAGCGGAATCATCGGTAGAAATCTTCAATATCGGTTCGAAGGACAGCATCACCGTTCAGCAAATTGCGGACATCGTTGTGGAAGAGTTGGGTCTTGCTGATGTTGTTTATCTGTGGACAGGAGGAGTCAAGGGTGGCAGAGGCTGGGTCGGCGATGTCAAAGAGATGCTGCTTTCTATTCGAAAAATAGAGCAACTCGGTTGGAGCCCAAGGTTAAGCAGTACTGAAGCAGTGCGAAAGGCCATAAGAGAGATGATTGGAAATGGCCAGACAAAGCAATGA
- a CDS encoding XTP/dITP diphosphatase, which translates to MKLSIVTSNRWKIEELRAALDPVGIEIERSEVDCEEIQADSLEEVVHHCLDELKMKGMTNFILDDSGLFIKHLKGFPGVYSSYVFKTLGCAGILKLMSGVEDREAYFQCCIGCIIGDKEIMVSEKAYGRISTEERGEGGFGFDPIFIPDGETRTFAEMSIEEKNRVSHRGKAISALVNELKRRFFSLGRGR; encoded by the coding sequence CCCTTGATCCAGTAGGTATCGAAATCGAAAGAAGCGAAGTGGATTGCGAGGAAATCCAGGCAGACTCACTTGAAGAAGTTGTGCATCACTGCCTCGATGAGCTCAAGATGAAAGGCATGACAAATTTTATTCTCGATGATTCTGGCCTCTTCATAAAACATCTGAAAGGATTCCCAGGTGTGTATTCATCCTATGTCTTCAAGACGCTCGGATGCGCTGGCATTCTTAAACTGATGAGCGGCGTTGAAGATCGTGAAGCATATTTTCAATGCTGCATCGGCTGCATCATTGGTGACAAAGAGATCATGGTCAGCGAGAAAGCATATGGAAGGATCAGCACAGAGGAAAGAGGAGAAGGAGGATTCGGATTCGATCCGATTTTCATCCCCGATGGAGAGACACGGACATTCGCGGAAATGTCCATAGAGGAGAAGAATCGCGTTTCTCACCGAGGAAAAGCGATTTCCGCGCTAGTAAATGAGCTGAAGAGACGATTTTTCAGCCTCGGCAGGGGAAGATAA